From the Flavobacterium gyeonganense genome, the window GACTTTTAACTCAGGGTTATGCAAGGATTCCAACAAACGGATGGTCCTTTAGCGAAGTAGCTACTGATGATGCTGTGACTAATGTACCTACTAATGGATATTTAAGATTAGCTACTGGCCAGTGGAGTGCCTCAAATAATCCAACAGAGCGTTGGACATCATGTCTTTCAGGTATTCAATACATGAATATAGTTCTAAATGAGGTAGATAAAATGAAATTTGCAGAAGATCCTCTTGTAGATAATCTTTTTAAAAGCAGAATTAAAGGAGAAGCATATGGACTGCGAGCCCTTTTTATGTACCATCTTTTGCAGGCTCATGCAGGCTGGGTTAATGGAACCTTGTTAGGTATACCAATTTACTTGACAGAATTAGATATAAATTCAAATTATAATGTACCTCGTGAAAGTTTTAATACCTGTACTGCACAAATTTACAGTGATATCAATAATGCAATCGAGCTTTTGCCTGTAGATTATGTTGATGTAGCCAGCACTAGCAGTATACCATCCAGATACAATACACCTGGAATGACTACAGCAAGCTTCAACCGTGCAATGGGAGTAAGATTTGTTGGGCTTGTTAGTGGACGCGTTGCGATGGCAATTCGTTCTCAGACATCTTTACTAGCCGCTAGTCCTGCTTATGCCGGTGGTTCTAATGGTACATGGGAAGATGCTGCCGGATATGCTGCACAGATTATTGCTCTTAAGGGAGGACTTGCAGGGTTGCCATCAACTTTTAATAGTGGTGTATCCTGGTATAGAAATGCATCGGAGATTAGTGCATTATCTGCAGGATCCAATTCACCGGAAAGTTTATGGAGAGGTGGTACTTCTAACAATAATGATTTAGAACGCGATCATTTTCCGCCTAGCTTATTTGGTAACGGAATTGTAAATCCTACTCAAAATTTAGTAGATGCCTTTCCAGCCAGCAATGGTTATCCTATTTCTAATCCTCTTTCTAATTATAGTCTGTCTAATCCTTATGCTAACAGAGATCCGAGATTGAATGAATTTATTCTTTTTCAGGGTGGAAGAGCTGGTGTAACTAATGCACAAGTGAATTTGATACCTGCTACCAATCCTGTTAATCAGGATGCTGTGAATGCAGTAACAACTTCTACCCGTACAGGATATTACTTAAAAAAATTATTAAGACAGGATGTTAATTACAATCCTACTGGCAGAAATACACAGCTTCATTACAGACCGCGTATTCGTTATACTGAGATATATCTTAATTATGCTGAGGCTGCTAACGAAGCGTGGGGATCAGTTGCTGATCCCAGATCATATGGCTTTACAGCTTATGATATAATTAAGGCTATCCGCAGAAGAGCGTTAGGTATCAGTAATGATCCCTATTTGGAATCTATAAAAGCAGATAAGGTTGCTATGCGTGAATTAATTCGCAATGAACGTCGTTTAGAATTAAGTTTTGAAGGATTTCGTTTTTGGGATTTGCGTCGATGGAAAGTTTCTCTTCCAAAGTTAAATGAAGCGGCTATGGGCATTACGGTTTCCGGAACAACAGTCAGCCCGGTTTATAGTACACCAGCTGTCGTAGAGGAAAGAGTATTTCAGGATTATATGTATTACGGACCTATTCCTTACAGTGAAACCCTAAAATTTAATAATCTATTTCAAAATGATGGCTGGAATAATTAGAAACAACTTAATGATACAAAAAATGAAAAAATTAATTTTAGCTTTATTGGTACTAACATCTATATTAGGATGCGAGAATGAACCCATCACATATGACGATTATGATTTTTCGGCTGTATATTTCCCTTATCAGTATCCAATCAGGACTATTACTTTAGGAGAAGATATATTCGATAATAGTTTGGATCTTCAGCATAAATGCAAAATTATGGCTACACTATCAGGTGTGTATGACAATAAAAAAGATGTAACCATTAATTTTGTTGTTGCAGAT encodes:
- a CDS encoding RagB/SusD family nutrient uptake outer membrane protein: MIKNKNIFVILILSVLFVSCTDLIDPAQENIRDKNTTYDDPNFGLGLLTQGYARIPTNGWSFSEVATDDAVTNVPTNGYLRLATGQWSASNNPTERWTSCLSGIQYMNIVLNEVDKMKFAEDPLVDNLFKSRIKGEAYGLRALFMYHLLQAHAGWVNGTLLGIPIYLTELDINSNYNVPRESFNTCTAQIYSDINNAIELLPVDYVDVASTSSIPSRYNTPGMTTASFNRAMGVRFVGLVSGRVAMAIRSQTSLLAASPAYAGGSNGTWEDAAGYAAQIIALKGGLAGLPSTFNSGVSWYRNASEISALSAGSNSPESLWRGGTSNNNDLERDHFPPSLFGNGIVNPTQNLVDAFPASNGYPISNPLSNYSLSNPYANRDPRLNEFILFQGGRAGVTNAQVNLIPATNPVNQDAVNAVTTSTRTGYYLKKLLRQDVNYNPTGRNTQLHYRPRIRYTEIYLNYAEAANEAWGSVADPRSYGFTAYDIIKAIRRRALGISNDPYLESIKADKVAMRELIRNERRLELSFEGFRFWDLRRWKVSLPKLNEAAMGITVSGTTVSPVYSTPAVVEERVFQDYMYYGPIPYSETLKFNNLFQNDGWNN